A genomic window from Populus nigra chromosome 7, ddPopNigr1.1, whole genome shotgun sequence includes:
- the LOC133699546 gene encoding U-box domain-containing protein 35-like has translation MQMIMMEQSEIIEEEHVLGLPPSPPLTVGIAIDGKGSSKYLVQWALEKFMPQGKVAFKLLHVCPKITAVPTPMGNFIPISQVRDDVAAAYKKEKEWQTLQMLLPFKSICTRKKVQVDIVLTELDDVAKAIAEEVAKCNINKLVIGAASRRMFTRKHKGNNLSSRISVCAPNTCTVYAVSKGKLLSIRPSDLETSGSFRDGVSITSRTTNSSSSSTSSSQTGSNSVSPFSHFQSPSLPVQRFQALSSINQGFLYTRTNSCETNPSRSLYLDFEEKVIGSSCPSISEIEHPVTQSSSFKSLSTDHLSWRSDQASTSDVLTDCSSSDSQANINFELEKLRIELRHARGIYAVARSETFDASRKLNDLNKRRLEEATRLQEIKHEEEKAWELARQERGRCEAAIQKAECLRECAKREASQRNEAEIKAMHDAKEKEKLEKAIAGSVQQYQEITWEEIVSGTLSFSEELKIGMGAYGTVYKCNLHYTTTAVKVLHSKEDKNSKQFQQELEILSKIHHPHLLILLGACPDHGCLVYEYMKNGSLEDRLQRVNNTPPIPWFERYRIAWEIASALVFLHSSKPKPIIHRDLKPANILLDHNFVSKIGDVGLSTMLCSDVSSLSTMYKNTGPVGTLCYIDPEYQRTGVISPKSDAYAFGMIILQLLTAKPAIALAHVMETAMEEGHLVEILDSEAGNWPLEETKELAILGLSCTEMRRKDRPDLKDVVLPALERLKEVARRARDSVSSLQLTPPKHLICPILKDLMNDPCVAADGYTYDRKAIQKWLEENDKSPMTNLPLPNKDLLPSYTLLSAIMEWKSKTPSDTLHIHSSG, from the exons ATGCAA ATGATTATGATGGAGCAAAGTGAGATAATTGAAGAGGAACATGTTCTTGGTTTGCCTCCTTCACCTCCTCTAACTGTTGGGATAGCTATAGATGGAAAAGGAAGCAGCAAGTACTTGGTGCAATGGGCATTGGAGAAGTTCATGCCTCAGGGAAAGGTTGCATTCAAGTTATTACATGTTTGCCCAAAGATCACAGCAGTCCCTACGCCAA TGGGGAATTTTATTCCTATATCACAAGTACGAGATGATGTAGCAGCAGCTTATAAGAAGGAAAAGGAGTGGCAGACACTCCAAATGCTTCTCCCTTTCAAGAGTATTTGTACCAGGAAAAAG GTGCAAGTAGATATTGTGTTAACTGAATTGGATGATGTGGCGAAGGCAATTGCGGAGGAGGTTGCCAAGTGCAATATCAATAAACTTGTTATAGGAGCAGCTTCTCGTCGCATGTTTACAAG GAAACATAAGGGAAATAATCTGTCCTCAAGAATCTCGGTTTGCGCTCCAAATACTTGCACAGTCTATGCTGTTTCAAAAGGAAAATTGCTATCTATTCGTCCATCTGATTTAGAGACAAGTGGAAGCTTTAGAGATGGTGTCAGTATCACCAGTCGTACTACTAACTCCTCATCAAGTTCTACTTCGAGCTCTCAAACAG GTTCCAACTCAGTTTCTCCATTCTCTCATTTCCAATCTCCATCCCTGCCAGTTCAGAGATTTCAAGCTCTTTCATCTATAAACCAGGGCTTTCTTTATACCAGAACAAATTCCTGTGAGACAAATCCGTCAAGAAGCCTGTATCTGGATTTTGAAGAAAAGGTTATAGGGAGTTCTTGTCCGAGTATTTCAGAAATAGAACACCCAGTCACTCAGAGTTCTAGCTTCAAAAGCTTGTCAACTGATCACCTGTCATGGAGATCTGATCAAGCTTCAACCTCAGATGTGCTTACAGATTGTTCCTCATCTGACAGCCAG GCAAATATCAACTTTGAGCTAGAAAAGCTGAGGATTGAACTAAGACATGCTCGAGGAATATACGCAGTAGCTCGAAGTGAGACATTTGATGCTTCTCGAAAG TTGAATGATCTTAATAAACGTCGGTTGGAAGAAGCAACAAGACTCCAGGAAATAAAACATGAAGAGGAAAAAGCCTGGGAACTGGCAAGGCAAGAGAGGGGAAGATGTGAAGCTGCAATCCAGAAAGCTGAATGTCTAAGGGAGTGTGCCAAAAGAGAAGCTTCACAAAGGAATGAAGCAGAAATTAAAGCCATGCACGATgccaaagaaaaggaaaagcttGAGAAAGCTATTGCTGGTTCTGTACAGCAATACCAGGAGATCACATGGGAAGAGATTGTTTCTGGTACCTTATCGTTCTCAGAAGAGCTTAAGATTGGAATGGGAGCATACGGAACTGTTTATAAATGTAATTTGCACTATACAACCACAGCAGTGAAAGTTCTTCATTCAAAAGAGGACAAAAATTCTAAGCAATTCCAGCAGGAG CTTGAGATCCTGAGTAAAATTCACCATCCACACTTGCTCATTCTTCTTGGCGCTTGTCCTGATCATGGTTGTCTTGTTTATGAGTATATGAAGAATGGGAGCCTGGAGGATAGACTGCAGAGGGTGAACAATACACCCCCTATCCCATGGTTTGAGAGGTATCGAATTGCTTGGGAAATAGCCTCGGCACTTGTTTTTCTTCACAGCTCCAAGCCAAAGCCAATTATTCACCGTGATCTGAAACCAGCCAACATCTTACTTGATCATAACTTTGTGAGCAAGATTGGTGATGTTGGCCTTTCAACAATGCTTTGTTCAGATGTTTCTTCTTTATCCACCATGTACAAAAACACAGGACCTGTTGGGACATTATGCTACATAGATCCTGAGTATCAAAGAACtggggtgatttctccaaaatCCGATGCTTATGCTTTTGGGATGATAATTTTGCAGTTGCTGACTGCAAAACCAGCTATAGCATTAGCACATGTGATGGAAACAGCAATGGAGGAGGGTCATTTGGTGGAGATTTTAGATTCAGAGGCCGGGAACTGGCCATTGGAAGAGACAAAAGAATTGGCTATATTGGGACTAAGCTGTACAGAGATGCGACGCAAAGACCGACCTGATCTGAAAGATGTAGTACTTCCTGCATTGGAGAGATTGAAGGAGGTTGCTCGTAGGGCCCGAGATTCAGTTTCCAGTCTACAATTGACACCTCCTAAGCACTTAATCTGCCCAATACTAAAG GATTTAATGAATGATCCCTGCGTTGCGGCGGACGGTTACACTTACGACCGCAAAGCAATACAGAAGTGGCTTGAAGAGAATGACAAGTCACCAATGACGAATTTGCCATTGCCAAACAAGGATCTCTTACCCAGTTACACGCTTCTATCTGCTATAATGGAGTGGAAGTCCAAAACCCCATCCGACACCCTCCACATTCATTCTTCAGGTTAG
- the LOC133700002 gene encoding acid phosphatase 1: MILPRLFLFVFFFSLVLCNEQFNSHVLPRPLILETTQLREVDNELKLQCTSWRFGVEANNLNPWKTVPLECGEYVKDYMLGRAYSLDLERVSNEAGVYAKSLKLSGDGKDIWVFDVDETLLSHLPYYADHGYGLEIFDPAEFNKWVDKAIAPALEPSLKLYKEVMGLGFKVFLLTGRSEMQRSVTEENLINAGFQNWDKLILRGSEDHGKLATIFKSDKRSEMVKEGYRILGNSGDQWSDLLGSFMSNRSFKLPNPMYYIL; this comes from the exons atgattttaccaagacttttcctttttgttttctttttttctcttgttttatgCAATGAGCAATTCAATTCTCACGTTCTTCCAAGACCCTTGATTTTAGAAACAACCCAGCTGAGGGAAGTTGACAATGAACTCAAATTGCAATGTACAAGCTGGAGATTTGGTGTTGAAGCTAATAATTTGAATCCATGGAAAACAGTTCCCCTGGAGTGTGGAGAGTATGTGAAAGATTACATGCTTGGAAGAGCTTATAGTTTGGATTTAGAAAGGGTGTCTAATGAAGCTGGGGTTTATGCAAAGAGTTTGAAATTGAGTGGTGATGGGAAAGATATTTGGGTTTTTGATGTTGATGAGACTTTGCTTTCTCATCTGCCTTATTATGCTGATCATGGTTACGG CTTGGAGATATTTGATCCAGCGGAGTTTAATAAATGGGTTGACAAGGCTATCGCACCTGCTCTGGAGCCGAGTTTGAAGCTCTATAAGGAGGTCATGGGTCTGGGCTTCAAGGTTTTCTTGCTGACTGGACGCAGCGAGATGCAAAGGAGCGTGACAGAGGAGAACTTGATCAATGCAGGGTTTCAGAATTGGGATAAGCTTATTTTGAG GGGATCTGAGGATCATGGGAAATTGGCAACAATATTCAAGTCGGATAAGAGAAGTGAGATGGTGAAAGAGGGATATAGGATTCTCGGAAACTCCGGAGATCAATGGAGTGATTTATTGGGATCCTTCATGTCAAATCGCTCCTTCAAGCTTCCGAATCCTATGTATTATATTCTTTGA